Proteins from one Bacteroides mediterraneensis genomic window:
- a CDS encoding TolC family protein — MKRITSLLLLLSTILSSHAQQILTLDSCRALALANNKELRISQEKVNAAHYEKKAAFTNYLPKIDLTGGYMRTQKEISLLSDAQKQTIGNLGTNVGGQLQQGMQSAEFQAAMQQLAAANPGLAAGLQGLLPGAVSGLTEGLNSIGQSLVDAFHTDTRNLTVGAATLTQPIFMGGKIIAYNKITKYAERLAESQHATGMQDLILQTDQAYWQIISLVNKKKLAENFLELVQKLDSDVDKMIAEGVATKADGLSVKVKVNEAEMMLTQVDNGLSLSKMLLCQLCGLPLNTEFQLADESMKDLPLPNTYTEANVSTALSNREELKSLELASEIYRQKVNIARSEFLPSVALTANYLVTKPSLVNGFENKFRGMWAAGVIVKIPVFHWGEGMYKVKAAKAEANIARYKLEDTKEKVELQVTQNSYKVNESTKKLAMAEKNMEKAEENLRYANLGFKEGVIPTSNVLEAQTAWFSAQAGKIDAQIDVKMSELYLNKSMGILK; from the coding sequence ATGAAAAGAATTACAAGTTTACTCTTACTGCTCAGCACAATCCTCAGCAGTCACGCCCAGCAGATACTCACTCTGGACAGCTGCCGGGCACTTGCCCTGGCCAATAACAAAGAGTTACGGATTTCGCAAGAAAAGGTAAATGCCGCCCACTATGAGAAGAAAGCTGCATTTACGAACTACCTGCCCAAGATTGACCTTACGGGAGGATACATGCGTACCCAAAAAGAAATCTCCCTGTTAAGTGACGCACAGAAACAAACCATCGGGAATTTGGGTACCAACGTGGGAGGACAGCTCCAACAAGGCATGCAATCGGCCGAATTCCAGGCAGCCATGCAACAGTTGGCCGCAGCCAATCCCGGTCTAGCGGCCGGACTGCAGGGACTTCTTCCGGGAGCTGTATCCGGATTGACGGAAGGACTGAACAGCATCGGTCAAAGCCTGGTAGACGCTTTCCACACGGATACCCGTAACCTGACCGTAGGAGCCGCTACGCTTACCCAGCCGATTTTCATGGGAGGCAAAATCATCGCCTACAACAAAATCACCAAATATGCCGAACGCCTGGCTGAGTCACAGCATGCCACGGGTATGCAGGATTTGATACTGCAAACAGACCAGGCCTACTGGCAAATCATTTCGCTTGTCAACAAGAAAAAACTGGCGGAGAACTTCCTTGAACTGGTACAGAAACTGGATTCGGACGTAGACAAGATGATTGCGGAGGGAGTGGCAACCAAAGCCGACGGACTCAGCGTGAAAGTGAAGGTCAACGAAGCCGAGATGATGCTGACACAAGTGGACAACGGATTGAGCCTGTCGAAGATGCTGTTATGCCAGCTTTGCGGTCTTCCACTGAATACGGAATTCCAACTGGCCGATGAAAGTATGAAAGACCTGCCGCTTCCCAACACCTACACCGAAGCAAACGTCAGCACGGCTTTGAGCAACCGGGAAGAGCTGAAAAGTCTGGAACTGGCCTCGGAAATCTACCGCCAGAAAGTAAACATCGCCCGTTCCGAATTCCTTCCATCGGTGGCCCTGACCGCCAATTACCTGGTGACCAAGCCGTCGCTGGTCAACGGATTCGAAAACAAATTCCGTGGAATGTGGGCAGCGGGAGTCATCGTGAAAATCCCCGTATTCCACTGGGGAGAGGGAATGTATAAGGTAAAAGCCGCCAAAGCAGAAGCCAACATTGCCCGCTACAAACTGGAAGACACCAAAGAAAAAGTAGAGCTGCAAGTCACACAAAACTCCTATAAAGTCAACGAATCGACCAAGAAACTGGCCATGGCCGAAAAGAATATGGAGAAAGCGGAAGAGAACCTGCGTTATGCCAACCTGGGATTTAAGGAAGGGGTAATCCCTACCAGCAACGTACTGGAGGCACAGACGGCCTGGTTCTCTGCACAAGCCGGAAAAATCGACGCACAGATAGACGTCAAAATGAGTGAACTTTATTTGAACAAATCAATGGGAATTTTAAAATAA
- a CDS encoding HlyD family secretion protein: MEKTQRNNIMLAFFTLLAVIVIVSIIGFFTLGKGPEIIQGQAEATEYRVSSKVPGRVLKFFVSEGDKVKAGDTLAILEAPDVMAKLSQAQAAEQAAQALNEKALRGTRSEQLQAAYEMWQKAKAGLEIAEKSYNRVNRLYEEGVMTAQKRDEAKAQYEAMKATERAANAQYTMAKNGAQREDKAMAAAQVERAKGAVAEVSSYVSETFLTASADGEISEIFPKVGELVGTGAPIMNVAQLDDMWVTFNVREDFLKDFSVGNKIKAYIPALEKDVEFQVTVMKDLGTYAAWKATKTTGQFDLKTFEVKAKPVQAVENLRPGMSAIIEK, encoded by the coding sequence ATGGAAAAGACGCAACGCAACAATATCATGCTGGCTTTCTTCACACTGTTAGCCGTGATTGTCATCGTGAGTATCATCGGATTCTTTACGCTAGGGAAAGGCCCTGAAATCATTCAGGGACAGGCGGAAGCGACGGAATACAGAGTATCCAGCAAGGTGCCGGGACGTGTTTTGAAATTCTTTGTCAGCGAAGGCGACAAAGTGAAGGCGGGAGATACGCTTGCCATTCTGGAAGCTCCCGATGTCATGGCCAAACTGTCGCAGGCTCAGGCAGCCGAACAAGCGGCTCAGGCACTGAACGAGAAAGCATTACGCGGTACCCGCAGCGAACAGCTGCAGGCTGCATACGAAATGTGGCAGAAAGCCAAAGCCGGACTCGAAATTGCCGAAAAATCCTACAACCGTGTCAACCGCCTGTATGAAGAGGGGGTGATGACGGCACAGAAAAGAGATGAAGCCAAAGCGCAATATGAAGCAATGAAAGCTACCGAACGTGCGGCCAACGCTCAATATACCATGGCCAAAAACGGAGCTCAGCGGGAAGACAAAGCCATGGCAGCCGCACAAGTGGAACGTGCGAAAGGCGCCGTGGCCGAGGTTTCTTCTTACGTATCCGAAACCTTTCTGACGGCTTCTGCCGACGGAGAAATATCAGAGATTTTCCCGAAAGTAGGAGAACTGGTAGGTACGGGTGCTCCCATCATGAATGTGGCCCAACTGGACGACATGTGGGTAACCTTCAACGTGCGCGAAGATTTTCTGAAAGACTTCAGCGTAGGCAACAAGATAAAAGCCTACATTCCTGCCCTGGAAAAGGACGTGGAGTTCCAGGTGACCGTCATGAAAGACCTGGGAACCTATGCCGCTTGGAAGGCCACCAAAACTACCGGTCAGTTCGACCTGAAAACGTTTGAAGTAAAGGCAAAACCCGTGCAAGCCGTAGAAAATCTGCGCCCGGGAATGTCTGCCATCATTGAAAAGTAA
- a CDS encoding ABC transporter permease: MSKTTCQCFLKVVRREILRIATKPMYLFCMVIAPLFCFLFFTTLMGNGLPTNLPAGVVDLDNTATTRNIIRNLDAFQQTQIVAHYPSVTEARQAIQRGEIYSFYYIPKGTTEKALAQRQPKVSFYINYSYLIAGSLLYKDQRTMSELASAAIGQATLLAKGATEDQALAFLQPVVISTHALNNPWLNYSVYLCNTLFPGILMLLIFLTTVYTIGTEIKENTSKELMQLADNSIVTALTGKLFPQTLTFFIMATFYNVYLYGFLHYPCHSGIVPMLLAGLLLVLASQAFGVFLFGLFGSLRLALSAASLWGVISFSISGFTFPVMAMHPILQALSVLFPLRHYFLIYVNLALNGYPVIYAWHAVTALLLFMLLPFFILKKLRTAMLHYVYIP; this comes from the coding sequence ATGTCGAAAACCACCTGTCAATGTTTTCTCAAGGTTGTACGGCGGGAAATTCTCCGCATAGCAACCAAGCCCATGTACCTGTTCTGCATGGTCATTGCCCCGTTATTCTGTTTCCTGTTTTTCACGACACTGATGGGAAACGGACTGCCGACCAATCTGCCTGCAGGTGTGGTGGACCTCGACAACACCGCCACGACACGCAACATCATCCGCAACTTGGATGCTTTTCAGCAGACTCAAATTGTGGCGCACTATCCAAGTGTGACGGAAGCACGGCAAGCAATACAACGAGGAGAAATTTATTCATTTTACTATATTCCGAAAGGAACGACCGAAAAGGCACTCGCCCAAAGACAACCCAAAGTATCTTTCTATATCAACTATTCCTATCTGATAGCGGGTTCCTTGCTTTACAAAGACCAACGCACCATGTCGGAACTGGCTTCGGCCGCCATCGGACAAGCCACGTTACTGGCCAAAGGTGCCACAGAAGACCAGGCATTGGCTTTCCTGCAACCGGTAGTAATTTCCACGCATGCCCTGAACAACCCTTGGTTGAACTACTCGGTGTATCTCTGCAACACACTGTTTCCGGGCATCCTGATGCTGCTGATTTTCCTGACAACGGTCTATACCATCGGCACGGAAATCAAAGAGAACACCTCCAAGGAGCTGATGCAGCTGGCTGATAACTCCATTGTGACGGCACTGACGGGGAAACTGTTTCCGCAGACCCTCACCTTCTTCATCATGGCCACGTTCTACAATGTATACCTGTACGGATTCCTGCATTATCCCTGCCACAGCGGAATTGTTCCGATGCTGCTGGCCGGACTGCTACTGGTGCTTGCTTCGCAAGCCTTCGGGGTCTTCCTGTTCGGATTGTTCGGGTCATTGCGCCTGGCACTGAGTGCAGCCTCTCTTTGGGGGGTCATCTCATTCTCCATTTCCGGATTTACGTTTCCGGTCATGGCCATGCACCCCATCCTGCAAGCGTTATCCGTGCTGTTCCCCTTACGCCACTATTTTTTAATCTACGTAAATCTGGCCCTGAATGGGTATCCGGTCATTTATGCATGGCATGCAGTGACAGCCTTACTGCTGTTCATGCTGTTGCCTTTCTTTATCCTAAAGAAATTACGTACAGCCATGCTCCATTACGTCTATATACCTTAA
- a CDS encoding ABC transporter permease, protein MKKESFKQTIRQGFSGLFHICAQELKAVFKDEGVLIFFLLVPLAYPLVYAFIYTNEVVREVPAAVIDNSNTALSREFIRSIDASADVHIQSHCTDMEEGKALLKETKVYGIIYIPESFSKDISSGKQTTVSVYCDMSGMLYYKALVLASTNASLALNKQIQIKRLGNTTERQDEISTAPIEYEDISLFNPQDGFASFLIPAVLILIIQQTLLLGIGLSAGTARENNRFRDLVPISRQYQGTLRIVGGKSLAYFLLYALISAYVLCLVPKMFSLVQIAQPATLLAFAVPYILACIFFAMTCSIFIHHRESCMMIYVFTSVPLLFISGISWPGAAVPTFWKIFSYLFPSTFGINGFVRINNMGATLPEVLFEYKALWIQTLVYFFTTCMVYRRQIILSRRHAMERLRMFKLRKLAKKTSHEL, encoded by the coding sequence ATGAAAAAAGAATCATTCAAACAAACGATACGGCAAGGATTCTCAGGCCTTTTCCATATTTGTGCCCAAGAGCTGAAAGCGGTATTCAAGGACGAGGGAGTACTGATTTTCTTCCTGCTCGTTCCCTTGGCCTATCCGCTGGTATATGCCTTTATTTATACCAATGAGGTGGTACGTGAAGTACCGGCTGCTGTGATTGACAACAGCAATACAGCCCTCAGCCGGGAGTTCATCCGTTCGATTGACGCCAGTGCCGATGTACACATCCAGTCCCATTGTACGGATATGGAAGAAGGAAAGGCACTCTTGAAAGAAACAAAAGTATATGGTATCATCTACATTCCGGAAAGCTTCAGCAAAGACATCTCCTCCGGAAAGCAGACCACCGTGAGCGTGTATTGTGATATGAGTGGAATGTTATATTACAAAGCCTTGGTATTGGCCAGTACCAATGCCTCACTGGCACTCAACAAACAGATTCAGATAAAACGTCTGGGAAACACCACCGAACGGCAGGATGAAATCAGCACGGCTCCTATCGAATACGAAGACATCTCCTTATTCAACCCGCAAGATGGATTTGCCAGCTTCCTGATTCCAGCCGTACTGATACTTATCATACAACAGACCCTTTTGCTAGGCATCGGACTTTCTGCCGGAACCGCCCGTGAAAACAATCGTTTTCGGGATTTGGTTCCAATCAGCCGTCAATATCAGGGAACACTGCGTATTGTCGGGGGAAAGTCACTGGCATATTTTCTTCTATATGCCCTGATTTCCGCCTACGTGCTTTGCTTGGTTCCCAAGATGTTCTCTTTGGTTCAAATTGCCCAGCCAGCCACCCTATTGGCATTTGCCGTCCCCTACATTCTGGCCTGTATCTTCTTCGCGATGACCTGTTCCATTTTCATCCATCACAGAGAATCGTGCATGATGATTTATGTGTTTACCTCCGTGCCTTTACTGTTCATATCAGGTATTTCCTGGCCGGGAGCCGCTGTGCCGACATTCTGGAAGATTTTCTCTTATTTGTTCCCTTCCACATTCGGTATCAACGGGTTTGTACGCATCAACAACATGGGAGCAACTCTCCCTGAAGTCCTCTTTGAATACAAGGCACTCTGGATACAGACCCTCGTCTACTTCTTTACTACCTGCATGGTCTACCGCCGGCAAATCATCCTAAGCCGCCGGCATGCCATGGAACGCCTACGAATGTTTAAACTCCGCAAGCTGGCAAAAAAGACCTCACACGAACTTTAA
- a CDS encoding TonB family protein, producing MKHLIYIFIWFTFLQASALSLKASSLEEKKQIFRITVLNTGGEPQQGIILRVVGYSNEYVSDEQGLIEFEQSVDKNYARTANFYLPTDKNKSLKSLRLDEAAQDTIIRIDRPEDLVKFKQSGKTFQVKGILKEGGRPVPHAEISVQGTGRHSFSDKNGEFTIEADYSHLIMVRAESMENKYLDSEAFLQQPDHPLEIRMVKKGADRVYHVVEKMPEYPGGMKAFFNYIKRKARTSELAEKTQKEGAVMIQFVVEKDGSITSPSIVRGLDARLDTAALDAIMVMPDWIPAQDHGISVRCKYSVPIPFKRPQPVKPAPVAPKAPQQSTSVKDSMLVQPVPTDSLKQDTTLQVMPKTPVDSLLTDSLKKDTTLVVPTDSLLLKQAISSETPSEAVEMKPKKRNFLVRFFRWLFGIKDKETTEKEEKEPKEAQETLEPEPAPPITEEK from the coding sequence ATGAAACACCTCATTTATATATTTATCTGGTTTACTTTTTTGCAAGCCAGTGCTCTTTCCCTGAAAGCTTCTTCCCTCGAAGAAAAGAAACAAATTTTCCGTATCACCGTACTCAATACAGGAGGGGAGCCGCAGCAGGGCATCATTCTAAGAGTCGTAGGATATAGCAACGAATACGTCAGCGATGAGCAAGGATTGATTGAGTTTGAGCAATCTGTCGACAAGAATTACGCCCGTACGGCCAATTTTTATCTTCCAACAGACAAAAACAAGTCGCTTAAATCCTTACGGCTGGATGAAGCGGCACAAGACACGATTATCCGCATAGACCGCCCGGAGGATTTGGTGAAATTCAAACAAAGTGGAAAGACGTTTCAGGTAAAAGGGATACTGAAAGAAGGAGGAAGACCTGTTCCACATGCTGAAATCAGCGTACAAGGCACAGGCAGACATTCTTTTTCCGATAAAAATGGGGAGTTTACCATTGAAGCAGACTACAGTCATCTGATCATGGTCAGAGCGGAAAGTATGGAAAACAAATACCTGGACAGCGAAGCTTTCCTGCAGCAGCCTGACCACCCGCTGGAAATACGTATGGTAAAAAAAGGAGCCGACCGTGTCTATCATGTGGTGGAAAAGATGCCGGAGTATCCCGGAGGAATGAAAGCCTTTTTCAACTATATCAAACGAAAGGCCCGTACTTCTGAACTGGCGGAAAAGACCCAAAAGGAAGGAGCAGTCATGATACAGTTTGTCGTGGAAAAGGATGGAAGCATTACTTCTCCCAGCATCGTGAGAGGCCTGGACGCCCGGCTGGATACGGCAGCATTGGATGCAATCATGGTAATGCCTGATTGGATTCCGGCACAAGACCATGGCATTTCGGTACGCTGTAAGTATTCCGTACCGATACCCTTCAAGCGTCCTCAACCTGTGAAGCCTGCTCCGGTTGCCCCCAAAGCACCTCAGCAATCCACATCCGTAAAAGACAGCATGCTGGTTCAGCCGGTTCCGACAGATTCACTCAAGCAGGATACAACGCTTCAAGTAATGCCGAAGACTCCAGTGGATTCCTTATTGACAGACTCATTGAAAAAGGATACTACTCTGGTAGTTCCGACAGACAGCCTCCTGCTCAAGCAGGCTATTTCCTCGGAAACTCCTTCGGAAGCTGTAGAAATGAAGCCGAAGAAGCGCAACTTCCTGGTACGGTTTTTCCGCTGGCTCTTCGGAATAAAGGATAAAGAAACTACGGAAAAGGAGGAAAAGGAACCAAAGGAAGCGCAGGAGACCTTGGAGCCGGAACCCGCTCCTCCGATTACAGAAGAAAAATAA
- a CDS encoding S9 family peptidase, giving the protein MKKLFVLFYALLCLVSVQAQKVTLQDVANGTYRAQNIQGLKPTLDGEHYTQISKDHKRIVKYSFKTGKEVATIFDVTTARNHTLKSFDDYIMSPDESLILIQTETKPIYRHSFTAVYYIYNVRNRTLEPLSNNGPQQVPLFSPDSHQIAFVRNNNIYLVKLLFGNSESQVTKDGEYNKVLNGIPDWVYEEEFGFNRAFDFSADSRMIAYIRFDESQVPMFSFPWYKGMAPEKTEYATYPGSYNYKYPKAGVSNSKVSVHTFDIKSHVIRKMELPVDSDGYVPRIKFTDDPEKLAIMTLNRHQNRFDLYMANPRSAICKVAIRDEAEQYIKEQAYSDITFYPEHIILMSERDGYNHLYLYTIGGNLVKQITKGNFEVKEFLGWDQKANVFYYTSNEGSPLRTAVYKIDGKGKKTKLSTRTGTNSALFSKNLNYYINTYSSAQTPTLITLNNNKGQEMATLLDNKELKAKIAQLNMPVKEFFTFKTSEGVELNGWMMKPANFNPSKKYPVIMHQYSGPGSQQVLDKWGIGSFSDGGMFEAVMCDKGYIMVCVDGRGTGGRGAAFEKCTYLSIGVKEAIDQAQAAKYLSTLPYIDGSRIGIWGWSYGGYNTLMSMSEGSGAFKAGVAIAAPTDWRFYDTVYTERFMRTPKENGDGYRSSSAINRVHQLKGKLLLVHGSADDNVHFQNFMEYNEALVQANIQFETQIYTNRNHSIFGGNTRNHLMNRVANFFLQNL; this is encoded by the coding sequence ATGAAAAAACTTTTCGTACTTTTTTATGCGCTGCTGTGCCTGGTAAGTGTACAGGCACAAAAGGTAACCTTGCAAGATGTAGCCAACGGTACCTATCGCGCACAAAATATACAAGGATTAAAACCGACGCTGGATGGTGAACATTATACACAAATCAGCAAGGACCACAAGCGAATCGTCAAATATTCTTTCAAAACAGGCAAGGAAGTGGCTACCATCTTCGATGTAACTACTGCCAGAAACCATACGCTCAAAAGTTTCGATGATTACATCATGTCGCCCGACGAAAGTCTGATATTGATACAAACAGAAACAAAACCGATTTACAGACATTCTTTTACTGCCGTATATTACATTTATAACGTGAGAAACCGTACCCTCGAACCGCTTTCAAACAACGGTCCGCAACAGGTACCTCTCTTCTCACCCGACAGCCATCAGATTGCGTTTGTGCGTAACAACAACATCTATCTGGTCAAACTGCTTTTTGGCAACAGTGAATCTCAGGTCACGAAAGACGGAGAATACAACAAGGTGCTGAATGGTATCCCCGACTGGGTGTATGAAGAAGAATTCGGATTCAACCGTGCGTTCGACTTCAGTGCCGACAGCCGTATGATTGCCTATATTCGCTTCGACGAAAGCCAAGTACCCATGTTTTCTTTTCCTTGGTACAAAGGTATGGCACCCGAAAAGACAGAATATGCCACTTATCCCGGAAGCTATAACTACAAATATCCTAAAGCAGGAGTATCCAACTCCAAAGTCAGCGTCCATACGTTTGACATCAAGAGTCATGTCATCCGCAAAATGGAACTGCCGGTAGACTCCGACGGCTATGTACCCCGTATCAAATTTACGGACGACCCTGAGAAACTGGCCATCATGACGCTGAACCGCCACCAAAACCGCTTTGATCTCTACATGGCCAACCCACGCAGTGCCATCTGCAAAGTAGCCATCCGCGATGAAGCCGAACAATACATCAAGGAACAGGCATACTCTGACATCACTTTCTATCCGGAACACATTATCCTGATGAGTGAACGAGACGGATACAATCATCTTTACCTTTACACCATTGGCGGAAACCTGGTGAAACAAATCACCAAAGGGAATTTTGAAGTGAAGGAATTCTTAGGCTGGGACCAGAAGGCCAATGTATTCTATTATACCAGCAACGAAGGCAGCCCATTGCGTACAGCCGTTTACAAGATTGACGGAAAAGGAAAGAAAACCAAACTGTCTACACGTACCGGAACCAACAGTGCCCTGTTCAGCAAGAACCTGAACTATTATATCAATACATACTCCAGCGCACAGACTCCTACACTTATCACCCTGAACAATAACAAGGGACAGGAAATGGCCACCCTACTCGACAACAAGGAACTGAAGGCAAAAATTGCCCAGCTGAACATGCCCGTAAAAGAATTCTTCACTTTCAAGACCAGTGAAGGAGTAGAATTGAACGGATGGATGATGAAACCAGCTAATTTTAATCCTTCCAAGAAATATCCGGTAATCATGCATCAATACAGCGGCCCGGGCTCACAGCAAGTACTCGACAAGTGGGGCATCGGAAGCTTCAGCGACGGAGGCATGTTTGAAGCGGTGATGTGCGACAAGGGCTATATTATGGTATGCGTGGACGGACGAGGTACCGGAGGAAGAGGAGCAGCCTTCGAAAAGTGTACTTACCTTTCTATCGGTGTAAAAGAAGCCATCGACCAGGCTCAGGCAGCCAAATATCTTTCTACGCTACCATATATTGACGGAAGCCGCATCGGTATCTGGGGATGGAGTTATGGAGGATACAACACCCTGATGTCCATGAGTGAAGGTTCCGGAGCCTTCAAAGCTGGAGTAGCCATCGCTGCCCCGACCGATTGGCGATTCTATGATACGGTTTACACGGAACGCTTCATGCGTACTCCAAAAGAAAACGGAGATGGCTACCGCAGCTCTTCCGCCATCAACCGTGTGCACCAGCTGAAAGGCAAGCTGCTGCTCGTTCATGGCAGTGCGGACGACAATGTACATTTCCAGAATTTCATGGAATACAATGAAGCACTTGTACAAGCAAACATTCAGTTTGAGACACAGATATACACCAACCGTAACCACAGCATTTTCGGAGGAAATACCCGCAATCACCTGATGAACAGAGTGGCGAATTTCTTCCTGCAAAACTTATAA